The segment TCTCTTCTGATTCTGGCAGTGATAGTGGCCCGAGAAACCATTTGCCAGCACACCTACCTAGTTGGAATTGTTTAGGCTTCCAAAGCCAGATCGAAGACCCATTATCGGTATTTTAGCTTCACACCCGTCGTCTAAGATGTAAGAGACGACGCCGACGACGTCCTCGGTGTCGGTGTAGTCGACGCGGTGGGGGTCGTGCCAGACGTGGGTGACGTCGACGTCGTCGCTGTTGTTGTCGCCGCGGAGGACGAGGTCGCGGCCCTCGTCGCAGACGGGCAAGCCGTCGGGGCCGGCGTCCCAGTCAGGCGCGTACCGCACAAGACGGTGATACGTCCGCTGGTCGCCGACCTGGGCGGCAACGACGTCGCCGATCTCCGGCGTCGCGTCGCGGTCGACGACGAGGATGCTGTTATCGCAGAGCGTCGGCTGCATCGACGTTCCGAAGTTCACGGCGACGTGGGTTGCAGCGAGCGCGCCCGTCGTCGAGCTCGCGACGACGAGAGCCACGCACGCGAGCGAGAGAGCGGTTTCGTTCATCGTCCGCGGAACATCCCTCGATTCTCTCGCCAGATTCGGGTTCGCCACGATTTTCGAGGGGCCGTTCGGGGACGGGGCGCCACGAATCTCGCCCCAAAGGCCCCCGTATAGTATATACTATAACGTCGGGTGGGGGGGTTCTGGTGGTGGCGGCGCACCGTCATGCATTTCCTCCGCTCGGCTCGCCCACGATCTCGCGGTGGTCTCCGTCCTTCCACTCGCGGACGCGGTTCCCGACCCACGAGTCCGCGTAGGGGACGAGACCGGCCGCTTCGGGGTAGCTCATGCCGGCGTCCTCGTCCCAGGGTTTCACGGCGCGGATGGCGGTCTCGATGTCCTTGCGCTTCTCGACGTCCTTGACGTCTACTGCATCGCCGTCCTCGTCGTCGTCATCGTCGAGGACGATGTCGAAGTGGCTGGCTTCGTGCTCGCTGTAGGACTCGCGGGTGTCGGTGAGGCCCTTGTACTCGCCGATCTTGTCGCGCTTGTCCTGTCCGCCGGGGGATTCGTAGAGGACGACCTTGCCGGGGTCTGCGCGACTGGGGTTCTGGATGACGAGCGTGGCGAGGCGGCGGATGTCGGCGGCGGTCTTCATTTCCGTGTGCCCGACGATCAGCAGCGACCCGCGCTTGGCGTGGCGGCCGTGCTTGCCCTCCTTCTTCCGGATGAACGTCATCCGGTCGACGAACGTCTGTGCCTTCTTCGAGTCCGCGCCCTCGCCGGAGAGGTTCTGGTTGGACTCGTCGACGACGCCGAGGGTCTGGCCGTCGACGCCGGCCATCGCCTCGAGCATCTCGACGTCCGTACCGACGACGCCGTCGAAGCCGTCCCAGCTCGTGTTCCCGAACATGTAGCCGCCGGTGCGGACGCCCCAGGCGCGGGCGGCGTCGAGCGTGGTCGCGGTCTTCCCGGCACCGGGCGGGCCGACGATGAGCGCGACGCATCCCTCGTCGGCGAGACGGTCGACGATCTCCGCCATCGCGTCGTTCGCGTCCTTCTCGTGCCGGGTGAGGCCGACGATCCCCTGGAGTTCGCTGGCGTTCCCGTCGCCGAAGGCGTGGTCGGCGGTGCGCGTGGCCGCGCTTCGGATGACGTCCTTCGCGAGTTCGGTCTCGAGGAAGTCCTCGCCACGCTCGGCGTAGAGCGAGCAGCGGTAGTTGAGCCAGTCGAGCACGCGGCCGTCGCGGATGTAGCCAGCGTACTCGTAGATCCAGGTGTTCTCCTTGCCCTCGAGGGCGTTCGCGAGATACTCGCGGGCCTGCCCGGCGGCGTACACCGCTTGGTCGCTGTTGCCGCTCTTACTCGCCACGGGACTCACCTCCGTCGGTGGCGGCTTCGAGCGCGGGCTTCGAGCTGGGCGCGGCGTCGTCGACGGCACCGGAGACGTCGGGGTCGCCGACGTCCTCGGCGGCGACGTCAGGACTGTCGCGCGATTCGCGCACCAGTTGGTCGCGATGACTCAAGCCCCGGACGCACTCGGCGCGTACCCGATCGCGACGAGCGAAACGCCCGACGGCGCGCTCGACGGCCTCACGCACGTCTTCGACGGGGTCGTCGAAGTCCGGCGGTGCGACGGCACGCGCGAACTCCGCTGTCGCGGCATCCCCGACGCGTCGCGAGAGTGGGTGGACATCGGCCCGAGCGGCCCGGACCACATCGGCGACGTGCAGGTCCGCTGACCCCCAGTGGCCCTCGCCCCCGGACGCCGGTCGCGGTCCCGAACCGACGACGCATCACTGAGACAGACCTTCAGAACATGCCGCCGTGACCCACCTCCGCGACATGCCGCCGTGACCCACCTCCGCGACGCGTCGCTCGACGGGTCGTTCGGCGCGAACCCTCAGCAGGCGTCGCGACGAGAGCGAAGAATTACGTAGCAGGACGTGGAAAGCCGGGTATGTTACGATTCGCCCGGAGCGACCGCAGTCAGCGCGGGTGGACGCACCGTTCGGTCGAACGGTCACGAGCCGCCACGTCTCGCGACGCGGCGTCGACACCGAGTGGAGGTGGTGGGTGATGGTCGATCTCCTCTCGCGGCCGCTCGTGCCCGTCGCCAGCGAGGCAGACGCGGAAGCGACACTCTCCGCGCTCCTCCCGCGCCTCGACGCGGGCACGAGCATCGTCGTCTGTCACGTCGTCGAGAAAGCCGGCGGTGGAATCGACAAAGCGAGCGTCGAACAACGCGAGGAGCGCGCCGAGGAGATCTTCGACGTCGTCCGAGCGCGGTGTCGGGCAGCAGACGTCGACGTCGACACGCGAATCGACTACGGAACCGACGTCGCCGAGACGGTGTTCGACGCAGCCGCCGACGTCGACGCGTCCGCGGTCGTGTTCACGCCACGCGAAGGGTCGCGGTGGCTCCAGTTCCTCACGGGCGAGACGACGCTCGACCTCGTCACGGAGAGCGACCGGCCGGTGGTCGTCCTCCCCGACGACGACCGAACCGTCGACGACGCAGCATCCGGGGCGAGGAATGACTGAGGAAGACCTCGCGAAGGACCTCGGTCCGCTCGCCGCGCTCACGATCGGCGTCGGGACGATGATCGGCGCCGGGATCTTCGTCCTCCCGGGTGACGCGATCTCCAGGTCTGGGAGTCTCGCCGGTGGCGCGTTCGTCCTCGGCGGCGTCATCGCGATATTCACAGCGCTCTCCGCGAGCGAACTCGGGACGGCGATGCCGCGCTCGGGCGGCGCGTACTTCTACGTGAATCGCGCACTCGGCCCGCTGTTCGGGTCGGTCGCCGGCTGGGCGAACTGGCTCGGGCTGGCGTTCGCGTCCGCGTTCTACATGGTCGGCTTCGGCGAGTACGTCCGAAACATCCTCGGGCTCGCCACCGGGTACGCGCTCGTCGGCGTCACCATCCCGACGGTAAAGACGATGGCGTTCGCCGGCGCCGCCCTGTTCATCACCGTGAACTACGTCGGCGCGAAGGAGACCGGTCGCCTGCAGAACATCA is part of the Halorubellus sp. JP-L1 genome and harbors:
- a CDS encoding S24 family peptidase, whose translation is MQPTLCDNSILVVDRDATPEIGDVVAAQVGDQRTYHRLVRYAPDWDAGPDGLPVCDEGRDLVLRGDNNSDDVDVTHVWHDPHRVDYTDTEDVVGVVSYILDDGCEAKIPIMGLRSGFGSLNNSN
- a CDS encoding universal stress protein, giving the protein MVDLLSRPLVPVASEADAEATLSALLPRLDAGTSIVVCHVVEKAGGGIDKASVEQREERAEEIFDVVRARCRAADVDVDTRIDYGTDVAETVFDAAADVDASAVVFTPREGSRWLQFLTGETTLDLVTESDRPVVVLPDDDRTVDDAASGARND